A region of Vitis vinifera cultivar Pinot Noir 40024 chromosome 15, ASM3070453v1 DNA encodes the following proteins:
- the LOC104881806 gene encoding uncharacterized protein LOC104881806: MYANFWKVIVPKTSRPTTSTPDPTPAQDPNPTPTWLSCHYCSRFFISNLNVRGVVVQAREPNTSYYVADYITNTYRPDDGLIISEWITAENGENNLALTRIYCDRCRLPAGWKVLQRSQTHPIVDIGHVLLPVTPPAASPSQP, from the exons ATGTATGCTAATTTCTG GAAAGTGATAGTTCCGAAAACATCAAGACCAACCACATCCACACCGGACCCAACTCCAGCACAGGATCCCAACCCAACTCCAACATGGCTCAGCTGTCATTACTGCTCTCGGTTCTTTATTAGCAACCTAAATGTTCGA GGTGTTGTTGTACAAGCCAGGGAACCCAATACTAGCTACTATGTGGCTGATTACAt TACTAACACTTACCGTCCAGACGATGGATTAATAATTTCTGAATGGATTACAGCTGAAAATGGGGAGAATAATTTGGCCTTGACCCGTATCTACTGTGACAGATGCAGACTACCTGCTGGGTGGAAAGTC CTTCAGCGGAGCCAAACTCACCCTATTGTCGATATAGGCCATGTTTTGCTGCCAGTTACTCCTCCTGCTGCTTCTCCTTCTCAGCCATAA
- the LOC109124008 gene encoding uncharacterized protein LOC109124008 isoform X2, protein MLKIKFKFASFQESDNLDVVDFTFSNFFSVLFISDQGVVVQARDPSASYHVAEDVANIFHLDDVVHLGYKRIRAENQETDLTLARVYCCTCRLPAGWKVLQRSESHPIVHVDDFLLYVPPPPLPPSES, encoded by the exons ATGCTG aaaattaaattcaagtttgCTAGCTTTCAAGAATCTGATAACTTGGATGTTGTTGATTTCACATTCAGCAATTTCTTCTCAGTGTTGTTCATCAGCGATCAG GGTGTTGTTGTACAAGCCAGGGATCCCAGTGCTAGCTACCATGTGGCTGAGGACGT TGCCAATATATTCCATCTAGACGATGTGGTACATCTAGGTTATAAAAGGATTAGAGCTGAGAATCAGGAGACTGATTTGACTTTGGCCCGAGTCTATTGTTGTACATGCAGACTACCTGCTGGCTGGAAAGTT CTTCAGCGGAGCGAAAGCCACCCTATTGTCCATGTAGACGACTTTTTGCTGTatgttcctcctcctcctcttcctccTTCTGAGTCATAA
- the LOC109124008 gene encoding uncharacterized protein LOC109124008 isoform X1 has protein sequence MLKIKFKFASFQESDNLDVVDFTFSNFFSVLFISDQGVVVQARDPSASYHVAEDVANIFHLDDVVHLGYKRIRAENQETDLTLARVYCCTCRLPAGWKVVRNECHSLVAVDFQFYLTCSSISHMQLQRSESHPIVHVDDFLLYVPPPPLPPSES, from the exons ATGCTG aaaattaaattcaagtttgCTAGCTTTCAAGAATCTGATAACTTGGATGTTGTTGATTTCACATTCAGCAATTTCTTCTCAGTGTTGTTCATCAGCGATCAG GGTGTTGTTGTACAAGCCAGGGATCCCAGTGCTAGCTACCATGTGGCTGAGGACGT TGCCAATATATTCCATCTAGACGATGTGGTACATCTAGGTTATAAAAGGATTAGAGCTGAGAATCAGGAGACTGATTTGACTTTGGCCCGAGTCTATTGTTGTACATGCAGACTACCTGCTGGCTGGAAAGTTGTAAGAAATGAATGCCATTCCCTTGTTGCTGTGGATTTTCAGTTTTATCTCACATGCAGCTCAATATCTCACATGCAGCTTCAGCGGAGCGAAAGCCACCCTATTGTCCATGTAGACGACTTTTTGCTGTatgttcctcctcctcctcttcctccTTCTGAGTCATAA